In a genomic window of Allomeiothermus silvanus DSM 9946:
- the tuf gene encoding elongation factor Tu: MAKGVFERTKPHVNVGTIGHVDHGKTTLTAAITFVAAAANPSIEVQAYDQIDKAPEEKARGITINTAHVEYETEKRHYSHVDCPGHADYVKNMITGAAQMDGAILVVSAADGPMPQTREHILLARQVGVPYIVVFLNKVDMVDDAELLDLVEMEVRDLLSQYEFPGDDTPIIRGSALKALEHMQAHPKTQRGENEWVDRIWELLDAIDAYIPTPQRDVDKPFLMPVEDVFTITGRGTVATGRIERGKIKVGEEVEIVGLTDTKKTVVTGVEMHRKTLNEGIAGDNVGLLLRGVSREEVERGQVLAKPGSITPHTKFEASVYVLKKEEGGRHTGFFTGYRPQFYFRTTDVTGDVTLPAGVEMVMPGDNITFTVQLIKPIALEEGLRFAIREGGRTVGAGVVTKILE; the protein is encoded by the coding sequence ATGGCGAAGGGCGTATTTGAGAGGACGAAGCCACACGTGAACGTAGGGACGATTGGTCACGTGGACCACGGGAAGACCACGCTAACGGCGGCGATCACGTTTGTAGCGGCGGCGGCGAACCCCAGCATCGAGGTACAGGCGTACGACCAGATCGACAAGGCGCCGGAGGAGAAGGCGCGGGGGATCACGATCAACACGGCGCACGTGGAGTACGAGACGGAGAAGCGGCACTATTCACACGTGGACTGTCCTGGGCACGCGGATTATGTGAAGAACATGATCACGGGTGCGGCACAGATGGACGGGGCGATATTGGTGGTATCGGCGGCGGACGGACCGATGCCGCAGACCCGGGAACATATATTGCTGGCACGGCAGGTAGGGGTGCCGTACATCGTGGTGTTCCTGAACAAGGTGGACATGGTGGACGACGCCGAGCTGTTGGACTTGGTGGAGATGGAGGTGCGGGATCTGCTGTCGCAGTATGAATTTCCCGGGGACGATACGCCGATCATCCGGGGTTCAGCGCTGAAGGCGTTGGAACATATGCAGGCCCATCCCAAGACGCAGCGCGGGGAGAACGAGTGGGTGGATCGGATCTGGGAGTTGCTGGATGCGATCGACGCGTACATACCCACGCCGCAGCGGGATGTGGATAAGCCGTTCCTGATGCCGGTGGAGGATGTTTTCACGATCACCGGGCGGGGAACGGTAGCGACGGGGAGGATCGAGCGGGGGAAGATCAAGGTAGGGGAGGAAGTGGAGATTGTGGGCCTGACCGACACCAAGAAGACGGTGGTGACGGGGGTGGAGATGCACCGCAAGACCCTGAACGAGGGGATAGCGGGGGACAACGTAGGGCTGCTGCTGCGTGGGGTGAGCCGGGAAGAGGTGGAGCGGGGGCAGGTGCTGGCGAAGCCTGGGAGCATCACCCCGCACACCAAGTTTGAGGCGTCGGTGTACGTGCTGAAGAAGGAGGAAGGGGGACGGCACACGGGGTTTTTCACGGGGTACCGTCCGCAGTTTTACTTCCGCACCACCGACGTGACGGGGGATGTGACGCTGCCGGCGGGGGTGGAGATGGTGATGCCGGGGGATAACATCACCTTCACCGTGCAGCTGATCAAACCCATTGCCCTGGAGGAAGGTCTGCGCTTCGCGATCCGTGAAGGTGGACGTACCGTCGGCGCTGGCGTCGTGACCAAAATCTTGGAGTAG
- the rpsJ gene encoding 30S ribosomal protein S10, with the protein MPKIRIKLRGFDHKSLDASAAKIVETARRTGAQVSGPVPLPTRVRRFTVLRGPFKHKDSREHFELRTHNRLVDINNPNRKTIESLMTLDLPTGVEIEIKTVAGRS; encoded by the coding sequence ATGCCCAAGATCCGCATCAAGTTACGGGGCTTCGACCACAAGAGCCTGGACGCCTCAGCGGCCAAGATCGTAGAGACGGCCCGCCGCACCGGTGCCCAGGTGAGTGGTCCGGTGCCCTTGCCCACCCGGGTTCGCCGCTTTACCGTGCTGCGCGGCCCTTTCAAGCACAAGGACAGCCGTGAGCACTTCGAGCTACGGACCCATAACCGTTTGGTGGACATCAACAACCCCAACCGCAAGACCATCGAGAGCCTGATGACCCTCGACCTCCCCACCGGGGTCGAGATCGAGATCAAAACCGTGGCAGGTAGATCATGA
- the rpsL gene encoding 30S ribosomal protein S12, which translates to MPTINQLLRKGRAPVIKKSKVPALKGSPFRRGVCTVVRTVTPKKPNSALRKVAKVRLSSQYEVTAYIPGEGHNLQEHSVVLIRGGRVKDLPGVRYHIVRGVFDTQGVKDRKKSRSKYGAKKPKGDAKAAAGKKK; encoded by the coding sequence CTGCCAACGATCAACCAACTGCTACGCAAGGGTCGTGCTCCGGTCATCAAGAAGAGCAAAGTGCCCGCTTTGAAGGGGAGTCCCTTCCGCCGGGGGGTATGCACGGTGGTACGTACCGTGACCCCCAAAAAGCCCAACTCGGCCTTGCGTAAGGTTGCCAAGGTGCGGCTCTCGAGCCAGTACGAGGTGACCGCTTACATCCCCGGCGAGGGTCACAACCTCCAGGAGCACAGCGTGGTGCTGATCCGGGGCGGGCGTGTGAAGGACCTGCCCGGGGTGCGCTACCACATCGTGCGCGGGGTCTTCGACACCCAGGGCGTCAAAGACCGCAAGAAAAGCCGCAGCAAGTACGGGGCCAAGAAGCCCAAGGGCGACGCCAAGGCTGCTGCGGGCAAGAAGAAGTAG
- the rplC gene encoding 50S ribosomal protein L3 has protein sequence MKGILGTKIGMTQVWKNDRAVPVTVILAGPCPVVQRRTPDKDGYEAVQLGFRPQKAQRVNKPLKGHFAKAGVEPVRYLKEIRGFSPEGDTVTVEIFAAGEKVDVTGTSKGRGFQGVMKRWNFAGGNATHGAHKVHRHPGSIGNRKTPGRVYKGKKMAGRMGGERVTVQNLEVVDVVPEENLILVKGAVPGANGTLVVVRETVRTPAKQGGGK, from the coding sequence ATGAAGGGGATTCTCGGCACCAAAATAGGGATGACCCAGGTCTGGAAAAACGACCGGGCCGTGCCGGTGACGGTGATCCTGGCCGGGCCTTGCCCGGTGGTCCAGCGCCGTACCCCGGATAAGGATGGTTACGAGGCGGTGCAACTCGGCTTCCGCCCGCAAAAGGCCCAGCGGGTCAATAAACCCTTGAAGGGACACTTTGCTAAAGCCGGGGTGGAGCCAGTACGTTACCTCAAGGAGATTCGGGGCTTCAGCCCGGAAGGTGACACCGTAACCGTGGAGATCTTCGCGGCGGGCGAGAAGGTAGATGTGACCGGCACCTCCAAGGGTCGGGGCTTCCAGGGCGTGATGAAACGCTGGAACTTCGCCGGTGGGAACGCTACCCACGGTGCGCACAAGGTACACCGCCATCCTGGCTCCATCGGCAACCGCAAGACCCCGGGCCGGGTCTACAAGGGCAAGAAGATGGCCGGACGGATGGGCGGCGAACGGGTGACGGTGCAAAACCTCGAGGTGGTGGATGTGGTTCCCGAGGAAAACCTGATCCTGGTAAAGGGCGCGGTTCCTGGAGCCAATGGCACCTTGGTGGTAGTGCGCGAGACCGTGCGGACCCCCGCGAAGCAAGGGGGTGGTAAATAA
- the rplD gene encoding 50S ribosomal protein L4 yields the protein MVTLSVLSAKGQKARDLEATLPEVNPHVLYEVVKWQMAKRRAGTAATKTRGMVNFTTKKMYSQKHTGRARHGDYGAPIFVGGGTVFGPQPRDYSYTLPKKVRKLGLAMALADRAKDGKLLIAEGFEGVNGKTKEFLAWATGAGLDGSQTVLLVTANELVRRAARNLPWVRTLAPEGLNVYDILRQEWLVLDMPAWEAAQARLASQGKGGEA from the coding sequence ATGGTTACCCTTTCTGTGCTCTCCGCTAAGGGTCAGAAGGCCCGCGACCTCGAGGCCACCCTGCCCGAGGTCAACCCCCACGTGCTCTACGAGGTGGTCAAGTGGCAGATGGCCAAGCGCCGGGCTGGGACTGCCGCCACCAAGACCCGCGGCATGGTGAACTTCACCACCAAAAAGATGTATAGCCAAAAGCACACCGGTCGGGCCCGCCACGGTGATTACGGGGCCCCTATCTTTGTAGGTGGCGGCACGGTCTTTGGGCCCCAGCCGCGGGACTACTCCTACACGTTGCCTAAAAAGGTGCGCAAGCTGGGCCTCGCCATGGCCCTGGCCGATCGGGCTAAAGACGGCAAGCTTCTCATCGCCGAGGGCTTTGAGGGGGTGAACGGCAAGACCAAGGAGTTCTTGGCTTGGGCCACCGGCGCAGGCCTAGACGGTTCACAGACCGTGTTGCTGGTCACCGCGAACGAGTTGGTACGCCGTGCCGCGCGCAACCTGCCCTGGGTCCGCACCCTGGCTCCCGAGGGCCTCAACGTCTACGACATCCTTAGGCAGGAGTGGTTGGTGCTGGATATGCCGGCTTGGGAAGCGGCTCAGGCCCGGCTGGCCTC
- the rpsG gene encoding 30S ribosomal protein S7, with amino-acid sequence MSRRRQAEVRPLSPDLVYGDVVVSAFINRIMREGKKNLAARIFYDACKIIQEKSGQEPLKVFRQAVDNVRPRVEVRSRRVGGANYQVPVEVSPRRQQTLALRWISNAAEGRPERGAAARLAAELLEAAEGKGGAVKKKEDVERMAEANRAYAHYRW; translated from the coding sequence ATGTCGCGCAGAAGACAAGCAGAAGTGCGCCCTCTGAGCCCAGACCTGGTGTATGGGGACGTGGTGGTTTCGGCCTTTATCAACCGCATCATGCGCGAGGGCAAGAAAAACCTGGCGGCCCGTATCTTTTACGATGCCTGCAAGATCATTCAGGAGAAAAGCGGCCAGGAGCCCCTCAAGGTCTTCCGTCAGGCCGTGGATAACGTGCGCCCCCGGGTCGAGGTGCGCAGCCGCCGGGTGGGCGGGGCCAACTACCAGGTTCCGGTAGAGGTCTCCCCCCGCCGCCAGCAGACCTTGGCCCTGCGCTGGATCTCTAACGCTGCCGAGGGGCGCCCCGAGCGCGGAGCTGCTGCCCGCCTCGCCGCGGAGCTGCTCGAGGCCGCCGAAGGCAAGGGCGGGGCTGTGAAGAAGAAAGAAGATGTGGAGCGCATGGCCGAAGCCAACCGAGCCTACGCCCACTACCGGTGGTAA
- the fusA gene encoding elongation factor G gives MAVKTGYDLTKVRNIGIAAHIDAGKTTTTERILYYTGRIHKIGEVHEGAATMDWMEQERERGITITAAATTAVWKHNNAEYTINIIDTPGHVDFTIEVERSMRVLDGAVAVFDGSQGVEPQSETVWRQADKYRVPRIAFANKMDKTGADIWLTVNSMKERLGARPVLMQLPMGREDTFHGIIDLLRMKAYTYGNDLGTDIKVGEIPAEYLEEARKWHDELIQVAADFDENIMMKYLEGEPPSEAELVAAIRKGTIAMQIFPVFLGSSLKNKGVQLVLDAVVDYLPSPLDIPPVKGKTADGEEVERPADPEGPLAALAFKIMADPYVGRLTFVRIYSGTMTSGSYVQNTTKGRKERVARLLKMHANHREEVEILRAGDLGAVVGLKDTITGDTLVGDGDQPVILESIEVPDPVIDIAIEPKTKADQDKLSQGLARLAEEDPTFRVSTHPETGQTIISGMGELHLEIIVDRLKREFKVEANVGEPQVAYRETITKAVDVEGKFVRQSGGRGQYGHVKIKAEPLPRGSGFEFVNAIVGGVIPKEYIPAVQKGIEEAMQSGPLVGFPIVDVKVTLYDGSYHEVDSSEMAFKIAGSMAIKEAVQKGGSAILEPIMRVEVTTPEDYLGDVIGDLNSRRGQILGMEPRGNAQIVRAYVPLAEMFGYATDLRSKTQGRASFVMFFDHYAEVPKNIQEKLVKGQ, from the coding sequence ATGGCCGTCAAGACTGGCTACGATCTAACCAAAGTTCGTAACATCGGCATCGCCGCCCACATCGACGCGGGGAAGACCACCACTACCGAGCGCATCCTCTACTACACCGGCCGCATCCACAAGATCGGTGAGGTGCACGAGGGTGCTGCCACCATGGACTGGATGGAGCAAGAGCGCGAGCGGGGCATCACCATCACCGCCGCCGCCACCACCGCGGTGTGGAAGCACAACAACGCCGAGTACACCATCAACATCATCGATACCCCCGGCCACGTAGATTTCACCATCGAAGTCGAGCGCTCCATGCGGGTGCTGGACGGTGCGGTGGCGGTCTTCGACGGCAGCCAGGGGGTGGAGCCTCAGTCCGAGACGGTATGGCGTCAGGCGGACAAGTACCGGGTCCCCCGCATAGCCTTCGCCAACAAGATGGACAAGACCGGAGCCGATATCTGGCTCACCGTCAACTCCATGAAGGAGCGGCTGGGGGCTCGGCCGGTGCTGATGCAGCTTCCGATGGGTCGGGAAGACACCTTCCACGGCATCATCGACTTGCTGCGCATGAAGGCCTATACCTACGGCAACGACCTGGGTACCGACATCAAGGTCGGCGAGATCCCTGCCGAGTACCTCGAGGAAGCCCGCAAGTGGCATGACGAGTTGATCCAGGTCGCCGCTGACTTCGACGAGAACATCATGATGAAGTACCTCGAGGGAGAGCCGCCCTCTGAGGCCGAACTGGTGGCGGCGATCCGCAAGGGCACCATCGCCATGCAGATCTTCCCGGTGTTCTTGGGCTCCTCGCTCAAGAACAAGGGGGTGCAGTTGGTGCTCGACGCGGTGGTGGATTACCTGCCCTCCCCGCTCGACATCCCCCCGGTCAAAGGTAAGACCGCGGATGGCGAAGAGGTCGAGCGCCCTGCCGACCCCGAGGGCCCGCTGGCGGCCTTGGCCTTCAAGATCATGGCTGATCCGTACGTAGGCCGGTTGACCTTCGTGCGCATCTACTCGGGCACTATGACCAGCGGCTCGTATGTGCAAAACACGACCAAAGGCCGCAAGGAGCGGGTAGCCCGTCTCCTCAAGATGCACGCCAACCACCGCGAAGAAGTGGAGATCCTGCGGGCCGGAGACCTGGGTGCGGTAGTGGGCCTTAAAGACACCATCACCGGCGATACCTTGGTGGGTGACGGCGACCAGCCGGTGATCCTCGAGTCCATCGAGGTTCCTGACCCGGTGATCGACATCGCCATCGAGCCCAAAACCAAGGCCGACCAGGACAAGCTCTCCCAAGGCCTGGCCCGCTTGGCTGAAGAAGACCCCACCTTCCGGGTTTCCACCCACCCCGAGACCGGCCAGACCATCATCTCCGGGATGGGTGAGCTGCACCTAGAGATCATCGTGGATCGCCTCAAGCGCGAATTCAAGGTTGAGGCCAACGTGGGTGAGCCCCAGGTGGCCTACCGCGAGACCATCACCAAAGCGGTGGACGTGGAGGGCAAGTTCGTCCGTCAGTCAGGCGGTCGTGGCCAGTACGGTCACGTCAAGATCAAAGCTGAGCCCCTGCCGCGCGGATCGGGCTTTGAGTTCGTCAACGCCATCGTGGGCGGGGTGATCCCCAAAGAGTACATCCCCGCCGTGCAAAAAGGCATTGAGGAAGCGATGCAATCCGGGCCCTTGGTGGGTTTCCCCATCGTGGATGTCAAAGTCACGCTGTACGATGGCAGCTACCACGAGGTGGACTCCAGCGAGATGGCCTTCAAGATTGCCGGTTCGATGGCCATCAAGGAGGCTGTGCAAAAGGGTGGGAGCGCAATACTCGAGCCCATCATGCGGGTCGAGGTGACTACCCCTGAGGACTACCTGGGCGATGTGATCGGTGACCTCAACAGCCGCCGCGGCCAGATCCTAGGAATGGAACCTCGCGGCAATGCCCAGATCGTGCGGGCGTACGTACCGCTAGCGGAGATGTTTGGTTACGCCACCGATCTGCGTTCCAAGACCCAGGGCCGGGCTTCCTTCGTGATGTTCTTCGATCACTACGCTGAAGTTCCCAAGAACATCCAGGAAAAGTTGGTCAAAGGCCAGTGA